The following are from one region of the Macaca thibetana thibetana isolate TM-01 chromosome 2, ASM2454274v1, whole genome shotgun sequence genome:
- the APEH gene encoding acylamino-acid-releasing enzyme — protein sequence MERQVLLSEPEEAAALYRGLSRQPALSAACLGPEVTTQYGGQYRTVHTEWTQRDLERMENIRFCRQYLVFHDGDSVVFAGPAGNSVETRGELLSRESPSGSMKAVLRKAGGTGPGEEKQFLEVWEKNRKLKSFNLSVLEKHGPVYEDDCFGCLSWSHSETHLLYVAERKRPKAESFFQTKALDVSASDDEIARLKKPDQPIKGDQFVFYEDWGENMVSKSIPVLCVLDVESGNISVLEGVPENVSPGQAFWAPGDAGVVFVGWWHEPFRLGIRFCTNRRSALYYVDLIGGKCELLSDDSLAVSSPRLSPDQCRIVYLQYPSLIPHHQCSQLCLYDWYTKVTSVVVDIVPRQLGENFSGIYCSLLPLGCWSADSQRVVFDSAQRSRQDLFAVDTQVGTVTSLTAGGSGGSWKLLTIDRDLMVAQFSTPSLPPTLKVGFLPSAGKEQSVLWVSLEEAEPIPDIHWGIRVLQPPPEQENVQYAGLDFEAILLQPCNPPDKTQVPMVVMPHGGPHSSFVTAWMLFPAMLCKMGFAVLLVNYRGSTGFGQDSILSLPGNVGHQDVKDVQFAVEQVLQEEHFDASHVALMGGSHGGFISCHLIGQYPETYRACVARNPVINIASMLGSTDIPDWCVVEAGFPFSSDCLPDLSVWAEMLDKSPIKYIPQVKTPLLLMLGQEDRRVPFKQGMEYYRALKTRNVPVRLLLYPKSTHALSEVEVESDSFMNAVLWLRTHLGS from the exons ATGGAACGTCAG GTGCTGCTGAGCGAGCCCGAGGAGGCGGCGGCTCTGTATCGGGGCCTTAGCCGCCAGCCCGCGCTGAGCGCCGCCTGCCTGGGCCCGGAGGTCACCACACAGTACGGCGGCCAGTACCGGACGGTGCACACTG AGTGGACCCAGAGGGACCTGGAACGCATGGAGAACATTCGATTCTGCCGCCAATACCTGGTGTTCCATGACGGGGACTCAGTGGTGTTTGCCGGACCTGCAGGCAACAGTGTGGAGACCCGGGGGGA ACTGCTGAGCAGAGAGTCTCCTTCAGGCAGCATGAAAGCTGTGCTGCGCAAGGCTGGAGGCACGGGCCCTGGGGAAGAGAAGCAGTTCCTGGAG GTCTGGGAGAAGAACCGGAAGCTCAAGAGTTTCAACCTATCAGTGCTGGAGAAACATGGGCCTGTTTATGAGGATG ACTGTTTTGGCTGCCTGTCCTGGTCGCACTCGGAGACACACTTGTTGTATGTGGCAGAGAGGAAGCGCCCCAAGGCCGAGTCCTTCTTTCAGACCAAAGCCTTGGACGTCAGTGCCAGCGATGATGAGATAGCCAGGCTGAAGAAGCCAGACCAACCCATCAAG GGGGATCAGTTTGTGTTTTACGAAGACTGGGGAGAAAACATGGTTTCCAAAAGCATCCCTGTGCTCTGCGTGCTGGATGTCGAGAGTGGCAACATCTCTGTGCTTGAGGGGGTCCCTGAGAATGTGTCCCCTGGACAG GCATTCTGGGCCCCTGGAGATGCTGGTGTGGTGTTTGTGGGCTGGTGGCATGAGCCCTTCCGGTTGGGCATCCGCTTTTGCACCAATCGCAG GTCAGCCCTGTACTATGTGGACCTCATCGGGGGGAAGTGTG AGCTCCTCTCAGATGATTCCCTGGCTGTCTCTTCTCCCCGGCTGAGCCCAGACCAATGTCGCATTGTCTACCTGCAGTACCCATCTCTGATCCCCCATCATCAGTGCAGCCAGCTGTGCCTG TATGACTGGTATACCAAGGTTACCTCAGTGGTGGTAGACATTGTGCCTCGGCAACTGGGAG AGAACTTCTCTGGGATCTACTGCAGCCTTCTGCCTCTGGGATGCTGGTCAGCTGACAGCCAGAGAGTGGTCTTTGACTCGGCTCAGCGCAGCCGGCAG GACCTATTTGCTGTGGACACCCAAGTGGGCACTGTGACCTCCCTCACAGCTG GAGGGTCAGGTGGGAGCTGGAAGCTGCTCACAATTGACCGGGACCTCATGGTGGCACAGTTTTCCACACCCAGCCTACCTCCAACCCTG AAAGTTGGGTTCCTGCCTTCTGCAGGGAAGGAGCAGTCAGTGTTGTGGGTGTCCCTGGAGGAGGCCGAGCCCATTCCTGACATCCACTGGGGCATCCGGGTGCTACAGCCACCCCCAGAGCAAGAGAATGTGCAGTATG CTGGCCTTGACTTTGAAGCAATCCTACTGCAGCCCTGCAACCCTCCAGATAAGACCCAGGTGCCCATGGTGGTTATGCCCCACG GGGGGCCCCATTCATCCTTTGTCACTGCCTGGATGCTGTTCCCAGCCATGCTTTGCAAGATGGGCTTTGCGGTACTACTAG TGAACTATCGTGGCTCCACGGGCTTTGGCCAGGACagcatcctctccctcccaggcaaTGTGGGCCACCAGGATGTGAAGGATGTCCAG TTTGCAGTGGAACAGGTGCTCCAGGAGGAACACTTTGATGCAAGCCATGTGGCCCTTATGGGTGGTTCCCATGGTGGCTTCATCTCCTGCCACTTGATTGGTCAGTACCCAGAAACCTACAGGGCCTGCGTGGCCCGGAACCCTGTGATCAACATCGCCTCCATGTTGGGCTCCACTGACATCCCTGACTG GTGCGTGGTGGAGGCTGGCTTTCCTTTCAGCAGTGACTGCCTGCCAGACCTCAGCGTGTGGGCTGAGATGCTGGACAAATCGCCCATCAAATACATCCCTCAG GTGAAGACACCACTGTTACTGATGTTGGGCCAGGAGGACCGGCGTGTGCCCTTCAAGCAGGGCATGGAGTATTACCGTGCCCTCAAGACCCGGAATGTGCCTGTTCG GCTCCTGCTCTATCCCAAAAGCACCCACGCACTATCAGAGGTGGAGGTGGAGTCAGACAGCTTCATGAATGCTGTGCTCTGGCTACGCACACACTTGGGCAGCTGA
- the MST1 gene encoding hepatocyte growth factor-like protein isoform X1 translates to MGLWWVTVQPPARRMEWLPLLLLLTQCLGVPGQRSPLNDFQVLRGTELQHLLHAVVPGLWQEDVADAEECAGRCGPLLDCQAFHYNVSSHGCQLLPWTQHSPHTRLRHSGRCDLFQKKDYIRTCIMDNGVGYRGTVATTVDGLPCQAWSHKFPNDHRYTPTLRNGLEENFCRNPDGDPGGPWCYTTNPAVRFQSCGIKSCREAACVWCNGEDYRGAVDRTESGRECQRWDLQHPHQHPFEPGKFLDQGLDDNYCRNPDGSERPWCYTTDPQLEREFCDLPRCGSEAQPRHEATTVSCFRGKGEGYRGTANTTTAGVPCQRWDAQIPHQHRFTPEKYACKDLRENFCRNPDGSEAPWCFTLRPGMRVAFCYQIRRCADDVRPQDCYHGTGEQYRGTVSKTRKGVQCQRWSAETPHKPQFTFTPEPHAQLEENFCRNPDGDSHGPWCYTMDPGTPFDYCALRRCADDQPSSILDPPDQVQFEKCGKRVDRLDQRRSKLRVVGGHPGNSPWTVSLRNRQGQHFCGGSLVKEQWILTARQCFSSCHMPLMGYEVWLGTLFQNPQHGEPGLQRVPVAKMVCGPSGSQLVLLKLERSVTLNQRVALICLPPEWYVVPPGTKCEIAGWGETKGTGNDTVLNVALLNVISNQECNIKHRGRVRESEMCTDGLLAPVGACEGDYGGPLACFTHNCWVLEGIIIPNRVCARSRWPAVFTRVSVFVDWIHKVMRLA, encoded by the exons ATGGGGCTGTGGTGGGTCACAGTGCAGCCTCCAGCCAGAAGGATGGAGTGGCTCCCACTTCTGCTGCTTCTGACCCAATGCTTAGGGGTCCCTG GGCAGCGCTCGCCATTGAATGACTTCCAGGTGCTCCGGGGCACAGAGCTACAGCACCTGCTACATGCAGTGGTGCCCGGGCTTTGGCAGGAGGATGTGGCAGATGCTGAAGAGTGTGCTGGTCGCTGTGGGCCCTTACTGGACTGCCA GGCCTTCCACTACAATGTGAGCAGCCATGGTTGCCAACTGCTGCCATGGACTCAACACTCGCCCCACACGAGGCTGCGGCATTCTGGGCGCTGTGACCTCTTCCAGAAGAAAG ACTACATACGGACCTGCATCATGGACAATGGGGTTGGGTACCGGGGCACCGTGGCCACAACCGTAGATGGCCTGCCCTGCCAGGCTTGGAGCCACAAGTTCCCGAATGATCACAG ATACACGCCCACGCTCCGGAATGGCCTGGAAGAGAACTTCTGCCGTAACCCTGATGGCGACCCCGGAGGTCCTTGGTGCTACACAACAAACCCTGCCGTGCGCTTCCAGAGCTGCGGCATCAAATCCTGCCGGGAGG CCGCGTGTGTTTGGTGCAATGGCGAGGATTACCGCGGCGCGGTGGATCGCACGGAGTCAGGGCGCGAGTGCCAGCGCTGGGATCTCCAGCACCCGCACCAGCACCCCTTCGAGCCGGGCAA ATTCCTCGACCAAGGTCTAGACGACAACTATTGCCGGAATCCTGACGGCTCGGAGCGGCCCTGGTGCTACACTACGGATCCGCAGCTCGAGCGAGAGTTCTGTGACCTTCCCCGCTGCG GGTCCGAGGCACAGCCCCGCCACGAGGCCACGACTGTCAGCTGCTTCCGCGGGAAGGGTGAGGGCTACCGGGGCACAGCCAACACCACCACCGCAGGCGTACCTTGCCAGCGTTGGGACGCGCAAATCCCGCATCAGCACCGATTTACGCCAGAAAAATACGCGTGCAA AGACCTTCGGGAGAACTTCTGCCGGAACCCCGACGGCTCAGAGGCGCCCTGGTGCTTTACACTGCGGCCCGGCATGCGCGTGGCCTTTTGCTACCAGATTCGGCGTTGTGCGGACGACGTGCGGCCCCAGG ACTGCTACCACGGCACAGGGGAGCAGTACCGCGGCACGGTCAGCAAGACCCGCAAGGGTGTCCAGTGCCAGCGCTGGTCCGCTGAGACACCGCACAAGCCGCA GTTCACGTTTACCCCTGAACCGCACGCACAACTGGAGGAGAACTTCTGCCGGAACCCAGATGGGGATAGCCATGGGCCCTGGTGCTACACGATGGACCCAGGGACCCCATTCGACTACTGTGCCCTGCGACGCTGCG CTGATGACCAGCCGTCATCAATCCTGGACCCCCCAG ACCAGGTGCAGTTTGAGAAGTGTGGCAAGAGGGTGGATCGACTGGATCAGCGTCGTTCCAAGCTGCGTGTGGTTGGAGGCCATCCGGGCAACTCACCCTGGACAGTCAGCTTGCGGAATCG GCAGGGCCAGCATTTCTGTGGCGGGTCTCTAGTGAAGGAGCAGTGGATACTGACTGCCCGGCAGTGCTTCTCCTCCTG CCATATGCCTCTCATGGGCTATGAGGTATGGTTGGGCACCCTGTTCCAGAACCCACAGCATGGAGAGCCAGGCCTACAGCGGGTCCCAGTAGCCAAGATGGTGTGTGGGCCCTCAGGCTCCCAGCTTGTCCTGCTCAAGCTGGAGAG ATCTGTGACCCTGAACCAGCGTGTGGCCCTGATCTGCCTGCCCCCTGAATGGTATGTGGTGCCTCCAGGGACCAAGTGTGAGATTGCAGGCTGGGGTGAGACCAAAG GTACGGGTAATGACACAGTCCTAAATGTGGCCTTGCTGAACGTCATCTCCAACCAGGAGTGTAACATCAAGCACCGAGGACGTGTGCGGGAGAGCGAGATGTGCACTGATGGACTGTTGGCCCCTGTGGGGGCCTGTGAG GGTGACTACGGGGGCCCACTTGCCTGCTTTACCCACAACTGCTGGGTCCTGGAAGGAATTATAATCCCCAACCGAGTGTGCGCAAGGTCCCGCTGGCCAGCCGTCTTCACGCGTGTCTCTGTGTTTGTGGACTGGATTCACAAGGTCATGAGACTGGCTTAG
- the MST1 gene encoding hepatocyte growth factor-like protein isoform X2 produces MLRGPWAFHYNVSSHGCQLLPWTQHSPHTRLRHSGRCDLFQKKDYIRTCIMDNGVGYRGTVATTVDGLPCQAWSHKFPNDHRYTPTLRNGLEENFCRNPDGDPGGPWCYTTNPAVRFQSCGIKSCREAACVWCNGEDYRGAVDRTESGRECQRWDLQHPHQHPFEPGKFLDQGLDDNYCRNPDGSERPWCYTTDPQLEREFCDLPRCGSEAQPRHEATTVSCFRGKGEGYRGTANTTTAGVPCQRWDAQIPHQHRFTPEKYACKDLRENFCRNPDGSEAPWCFTLRPGMRVAFCYQIRRCADDVRPQDCYHGTGEQYRGTVSKTRKGVQCQRWSAETPHKPQFTFTPEPHAQLEENFCRNPDGDSHGPWCYTMDPGTPFDYCALRRCADDQPSSILDPPDQVQFEKCGKRVDRLDQRRSKLRVVGGHPGNSPWTVSLRNRQGQHFCGGSLVKEQWILTARQCFSSCHMPLMGYEVWLGTLFQNPQHGEPGLQRVPVAKMVCGPSGSQLVLLKLERSVTLNQRVALICLPPEWYVVPPGTKCEIAGWGETKGTGNDTVLNVALLNVISNQECNIKHRGRVRESEMCTDGLLAPVGACEGDYGGPLACFTHNCWVLEGIIIPNRVCARSRWPAVFTRVSVFVDWIHKVMRLA; encoded by the exons ATGCTTAGGGGTCCCTG GGCCTTCCACTACAATGTGAGCAGCCATGGTTGCCAACTGCTGCCATGGACTCAACACTCGCCCCACACGAGGCTGCGGCATTCTGGGCGCTGTGACCTCTTCCAGAAGAAAG ACTACATACGGACCTGCATCATGGACAATGGGGTTGGGTACCGGGGCACCGTGGCCACAACCGTAGATGGCCTGCCCTGCCAGGCTTGGAGCCACAAGTTCCCGAATGATCACAG ATACACGCCCACGCTCCGGAATGGCCTGGAAGAGAACTTCTGCCGTAACCCTGATGGCGACCCCGGAGGTCCTTGGTGCTACACAACAAACCCTGCCGTGCGCTTCCAGAGCTGCGGCATCAAATCCTGCCGGGAGG CCGCGTGTGTTTGGTGCAATGGCGAGGATTACCGCGGCGCGGTGGATCGCACGGAGTCAGGGCGCGAGTGCCAGCGCTGGGATCTCCAGCACCCGCACCAGCACCCCTTCGAGCCGGGCAA ATTCCTCGACCAAGGTCTAGACGACAACTATTGCCGGAATCCTGACGGCTCGGAGCGGCCCTGGTGCTACACTACGGATCCGCAGCTCGAGCGAGAGTTCTGTGACCTTCCCCGCTGCG GGTCCGAGGCACAGCCCCGCCACGAGGCCACGACTGTCAGCTGCTTCCGCGGGAAGGGTGAGGGCTACCGGGGCACAGCCAACACCACCACCGCAGGCGTACCTTGCCAGCGTTGGGACGCGCAAATCCCGCATCAGCACCGATTTACGCCAGAAAAATACGCGTGCAA AGACCTTCGGGAGAACTTCTGCCGGAACCCCGACGGCTCAGAGGCGCCCTGGTGCTTTACACTGCGGCCCGGCATGCGCGTGGCCTTTTGCTACCAGATTCGGCGTTGTGCGGACGACGTGCGGCCCCAGG ACTGCTACCACGGCACAGGGGAGCAGTACCGCGGCACGGTCAGCAAGACCCGCAAGGGTGTCCAGTGCCAGCGCTGGTCCGCTGAGACACCGCACAAGCCGCA GTTCACGTTTACCCCTGAACCGCACGCACAACTGGAGGAGAACTTCTGCCGGAACCCAGATGGGGATAGCCATGGGCCCTGGTGCTACACGATGGACCCAGGGACCCCATTCGACTACTGTGCCCTGCGACGCTGCG CTGATGACCAGCCGTCATCAATCCTGGACCCCCCAG ACCAGGTGCAGTTTGAGAAGTGTGGCAAGAGGGTGGATCGACTGGATCAGCGTCGTTCCAAGCTGCGTGTGGTTGGAGGCCATCCGGGCAACTCACCCTGGACAGTCAGCTTGCGGAATCG GCAGGGCCAGCATTTCTGTGGCGGGTCTCTAGTGAAGGAGCAGTGGATACTGACTGCCCGGCAGTGCTTCTCCTCCTG CCATATGCCTCTCATGGGCTATGAGGTATGGTTGGGCACCCTGTTCCAGAACCCACAGCATGGAGAGCCAGGCCTACAGCGGGTCCCAGTAGCCAAGATGGTGTGTGGGCCCTCAGGCTCCCAGCTTGTCCTGCTCAAGCTGGAGAG ATCTGTGACCCTGAACCAGCGTGTGGCCCTGATCTGCCTGCCCCCTGAATGGTATGTGGTGCCTCCAGGGACCAAGTGTGAGATTGCAGGCTGGGGTGAGACCAAAG GTACGGGTAATGACACAGTCCTAAATGTGGCCTTGCTGAACGTCATCTCCAACCAGGAGTGTAACATCAAGCACCGAGGACGTGTGCGGGAGAGCGAGATGTGCACTGATGGACTGTTGGCCCCTGTGGGGGCCTGTGAG GGTGACTACGGGGGCCCACTTGCCTGCTTTACCCACAACTGCTGGGTCCTGGAAGGAATTATAATCCCCAACCGAGTGTGCGCAAGGTCCCGCTGGCCAGCCGTCTTCACGCGTGTCTCTGTGTTTGTGGACTGGATTCACAAGGTCATGAGACTGGCTTAG
- the MST1 gene encoding hepatocyte growth factor-like protein isoform X3, with protein MDNGVGYRGTVATTVDGLPCQAWSHKFPNDHRYTPTLRNGLEENFCRNPDGDPGGPWCYTTNPAVRFQSCGIKSCREAACVWCNGEDYRGAVDRTESGRECQRWDLQHPHQHPFEPGKFLDQGLDDNYCRNPDGSERPWCYTTDPQLEREFCDLPRCGSEAQPRHEATTVSCFRGKGEGYRGTANTTTAGVPCQRWDAQIPHQHRFTPEKYACKDLRENFCRNPDGSEAPWCFTLRPGMRVAFCYQIRRCADDVRPQDCYHGTGEQYRGTVSKTRKGVQCQRWSAETPHKPQFTFTPEPHAQLEENFCRNPDGDSHGPWCYTMDPGTPFDYCALRRCADDQPSSILDPPDQVQFEKCGKRVDRLDQRRSKLRVVGGHPGNSPWTVSLRNRQGQHFCGGSLVKEQWILTARQCFSSCHMPLMGYEVWLGTLFQNPQHGEPGLQRVPVAKMVCGPSGSQLVLLKLERSVTLNQRVALICLPPEWYVVPPGTKCEIAGWGETKGTGNDTVLNVALLNVISNQECNIKHRGRVRESEMCTDGLLAPVGACEGDYGGPLACFTHNCWVLEGIIIPNRVCARSRWPAVFTRVSVFVDWIHKVMRLA; from the exons ATGGACAATGGGGTTGGGTACCGGGGCACCGTGGCCACAACCGTAGATGGCCTGCCCTGCCAGGCTTGGAGCCACAAGTTCCCGAATGATCACAG ATACACGCCCACGCTCCGGAATGGCCTGGAAGAGAACTTCTGCCGTAACCCTGATGGCGACCCCGGAGGTCCTTGGTGCTACACAACAAACCCTGCCGTGCGCTTCCAGAGCTGCGGCATCAAATCCTGCCGGGAGG CCGCGTGTGTTTGGTGCAATGGCGAGGATTACCGCGGCGCGGTGGATCGCACGGAGTCAGGGCGCGAGTGCCAGCGCTGGGATCTCCAGCACCCGCACCAGCACCCCTTCGAGCCGGGCAA ATTCCTCGACCAAGGTCTAGACGACAACTATTGCCGGAATCCTGACGGCTCGGAGCGGCCCTGGTGCTACACTACGGATCCGCAGCTCGAGCGAGAGTTCTGTGACCTTCCCCGCTGCG GGTCCGAGGCACAGCCCCGCCACGAGGCCACGACTGTCAGCTGCTTCCGCGGGAAGGGTGAGGGCTACCGGGGCACAGCCAACACCACCACCGCAGGCGTACCTTGCCAGCGTTGGGACGCGCAAATCCCGCATCAGCACCGATTTACGCCAGAAAAATACGCGTGCAA AGACCTTCGGGAGAACTTCTGCCGGAACCCCGACGGCTCAGAGGCGCCCTGGTGCTTTACACTGCGGCCCGGCATGCGCGTGGCCTTTTGCTACCAGATTCGGCGTTGTGCGGACGACGTGCGGCCCCAGG ACTGCTACCACGGCACAGGGGAGCAGTACCGCGGCACGGTCAGCAAGACCCGCAAGGGTGTCCAGTGCCAGCGCTGGTCCGCTGAGACACCGCACAAGCCGCA GTTCACGTTTACCCCTGAACCGCACGCACAACTGGAGGAGAACTTCTGCCGGAACCCAGATGGGGATAGCCATGGGCCCTGGTGCTACACGATGGACCCAGGGACCCCATTCGACTACTGTGCCCTGCGACGCTGCG CTGATGACCAGCCGTCATCAATCCTGGACCCCCCAG ACCAGGTGCAGTTTGAGAAGTGTGGCAAGAGGGTGGATCGACTGGATCAGCGTCGTTCCAAGCTGCGTGTGGTTGGAGGCCATCCGGGCAACTCACCCTGGACAGTCAGCTTGCGGAATCG GCAGGGCCAGCATTTCTGTGGCGGGTCTCTAGTGAAGGAGCAGTGGATACTGACTGCCCGGCAGTGCTTCTCCTCCTG CCATATGCCTCTCATGGGCTATGAGGTATGGTTGGGCACCCTGTTCCAGAACCCACAGCATGGAGAGCCAGGCCTACAGCGGGTCCCAGTAGCCAAGATGGTGTGTGGGCCCTCAGGCTCCCAGCTTGTCCTGCTCAAGCTGGAGAG ATCTGTGACCCTGAACCAGCGTGTGGCCCTGATCTGCCTGCCCCCTGAATGGTATGTGGTGCCTCCAGGGACCAAGTGTGAGATTGCAGGCTGGGGTGAGACCAAAG GTACGGGTAATGACACAGTCCTAAATGTGGCCTTGCTGAACGTCATCTCCAACCAGGAGTGTAACATCAAGCACCGAGGACGTGTGCGGGAGAGCGAGATGTGCACTGATGGACTGTTGGCCCCTGTGGGGGCCTGTGAG GGTGACTACGGGGGCCCACTTGCCTGCTTTACCCACAACTGCTGGGTCCTGGAAGGAATTATAATCCCCAACCGAGTGTGCGCAAGGTCCCGCTGGCCAGCCGTCTTCACGCGTGTCTCTGTGTTTGTGGACTGGATTCACAAGGTCATGAGACTGGCTTAG